Proteins co-encoded in one Fusarium musae strain F31 chromosome 3, whole genome shotgun sequence genomic window:
- a CDS encoding hypothetical protein (BUSCO:EOG09263G4R) has protein sequence MSGFQIPGLGQAKPNETLPPMPVDVLAAAASVQDTDITDAAPNNSKDQPSAPAATKAKPSQTEPTPVADSDAMAVDQPESPPSLTSALEAAIGGLNPTPAAQLAPTENTSETVPLQNDQGDNPEWEVDSSPYESSSESSSSDSSDEDSDDNEGYELLGVEETARLLMQAEGGSDDEGDRGASGTRTTQVRTKNEIPEEVIPKPDVIITPEMKVEELGAIEHIVENMMLIKAFTPGEYQVLDSGSVLCTAERVVIGAIADTIGKVLQPMYTVRFTSDEDIKSLGLEVGQTVYYPTDHAAYVFTEPLKNMKGSDASNLHDEEVGDDEMEFSDDEKEAEYKRAIKQKKKYKWKKDPARGGKEPHPLRQESRPDGGLNYDDEDDGPYKPLARPPGYGSGPSTTEAYEPPSSRNFHQRGGRRGDSRGRGGRGRGSGRGGRGGFNQPRDGYSLPPQASPQPAQQAAPPSPWAGAQSPAQGAAPAMPNFGFQIPGWPQSLVQGNAAAVPPPPPGWPAAQGQQNAANGGSYVNPAFFAALMSMQAQQNGQSHWGQQQQPPNNGNGQGQ, from the coding sequence ATGTCTGGTTTTCAAATCCCCGGCCTCGGCCAGGCCAAACCCAACGAGACTCTTCCGCCGATGCCCGTCGATGTCCTTGCTGCTGCCGCAAGCGTTCAAGATACCGACATCACGGACGCTGCTCCCAACAACTCCAAAGACCAGCCTTCAGCACCTGCTGCTACCAAGGCCAAGCCCTCTCAAACTGAGCCCACACCAGTCGCAGACTCAGATGCCATGGCAGTTGATCAACCCGAAAGCCCTCCTTCTCTCACAAGTGCCCTCGAGGCCGCCATCGGCGGTCTAAACCCAACTCCAGCTGCACAACTAGCTCCTACAGAGAACACCTCCGAGACCGTACCACTTCAGAACGACCAGGGCGATAACCCCGAATGGGAAGTCGACTCTTCTCCGTACGAATCATCCTCAGAATCAAGCAGCTCTGATTCCTCCGACGAGGACTCCGACGACAACGAAGGTTACGAACTTTTGGGCGTTGAAGAGACCGCACGCTTGCTCATGCAGGCTGAGGGAGGATCCGATGATGAGGGCGATCGAGGAGCTTCTGGTACAAGAACCACCCAGGTCCGGACAAAGAATGAGATTCCCGAAGAAGTAATTCCCAAGCCTGATGTTATAATTACACCTGAGATGAAGGTCGAAGAGCTGGGAGCTATCGAGCACATTGTGGAGAACATGATGTTGATCAAGGCATTCACGCCTGGCGAGTACCAGGTTCTCGATTCCGGATCCGTGCTCTGCACAGCTGAGCGAGTAGTCATCGGTGCGATTGCAGATACGATCGGAAAGGTTCTGCAGCCTATGTATACCGTGCGCTTCACATCAGACGAGGACATCAAAAGTCTGGGACTCGAGGTCGGCCAAACAGTCTACTACCCTACCGACCACGCTGCGTATGTCTTTACCGAGCCATTGAAGAACATGAAGGGCTCAGACGCCAGTAACCTTCACGATGAGGAAGTCGGCGATGACGAGATGGAGTTCTCGGACGATGAGAAGGAGGCCGAGTATAAGCGAGCGatcaagcagaagaagaagtataAGTGGAAGAAAGACCCCGCCAGGGGAGGCAAGGAGCCTCATCCTCTGCGACAAGAATCTCGACCGGACGGAGGCCTCAActacgacgacgaagatgacggtCCCTATAAGCCCCTCGCACGACCACCCGGTTATGGTTCCGGCCCCTCTACAACAGAGGCCTACGAGCCTCCATCAAGCAGAAACTTTCACCAGCGAGGAGGGCGGCGTGGCGATTCTCGAGGGCGTGGAGGTCGTGGACGAGGTTCTGGACgtggtggaagaggaggcttCAACCAGCCTAGAGACGGCTACTCGCTACCTCCTCAGGCATCTCCTCAGCCTGCACAACAAGCTGCTCCTCCATCCCCATGGGCCGGCGCTCAATCTCCAGCTCAAGGCGCAGCACCAGCGATGCCCAACTTTGGCTTCCAAATTCCCGGTTGGCCTCAATCACTTGTTCAGGGCAATGCCGCGGCTgttccaccacctcctcctggGTGGCCAGCTGCACAAGGTCAACAAAATGCTGCCAATGGCGGATCTTACGTCAACCCGGCATTCTTCGCTGCATTGATGTCTATGCAAGCGCAGCAGAACGGCCAGTCGCACTGgggacagcagcagcagcctcctaACAATGGAAATGGGCAGGGTCAGTAA